The Tepidibacter aestuarii genome contains a region encoding:
- a CDS encoding 3'-5' exonuclease, whose product MKKVFIDTETTGLNPGQILQLTYCVCDINDKGEEKVAYAKNFFFDVDYVEPSAEKVHGFSLEILKSLSNGQKFKDVYKEVANDLQGGLFIAHNVNFDKKFVDAEFNRLDGVVWYPHDFFCTMEYFKPIMNLKNKSGRIKKPRLEESMQFLQIKPEKVLDGAKRLFNCDDVNFHDARYDVAALVSCYYKAKKLGYTL is encoded by the coding sequence ATGAAAAAAGTTTTTATAGATACAGAAACAACAGGACTAAACCCTGGACAAATACTTCAACTTACATACTGTGTATGTGATATAAATGATAAAGGTGAAGAAAAAGTTGCATATGCCAAAAATTTCTTTTTTGATGTTGATTATGTGGAGCCATCCGCAGAAAAAGTCCATGGCTTTAGCTTAGAAATATTAAAATCATTATCAAACGGGCAAAAATTTAAAGATGTTTATAAAGAAGTTGCAAATGATTTACAAGGAGGCCTTTTTATAGCCCATAATGTAAACTTTGATAAAAAATTCGTAGATGCAGAATTCAATAGGCTTGATGGTGTAGTATGGTATCCACATGATTTTTTCTGCACTATGGAATACTTTAAACCTATAATGAATTTAAAAAATAAGAGTGGAAGAATAAAAAAACCTAGACTTGAAGAATCTATGCAATTTCTTCAAATAAAACCCGAAAAAGTTTTAGACGGAGCTAAAAGACTTTTTAACTGTGATGACGTGAACTTTCACGATGCAAGATATGATGTTGCAGCACTCGTATCGTGCTACTATAAAGCAAAAAAACTTGGTTATACTCTTTAA
- a CDS encoding flavodoxin family protein — MNTLYIVMPSASQEFKSFIHSLTDDLNTIFIEEESNLPDLKNKKILFALELDDCGFNNTLFSIISKLYKRGKDSLNNSSAILIVQSPNELYTKSLSQNIIFLLNQIGCSFIGHPLVEATKDLNNFMTWKKRLNLELDNIYFQRSKKLIKNFMKKHYERIENPNILALHASSYETSNTLMLWNMVKENLTNCTINEFHVENGTITDCKGCSYIACKHYSENDSCFYGGTITKELLPSIKKADCIIWICPNYNDAISAKLMAVINRLTVLYRKMKFYDKSIFSIIVSGNSGSDSVVKQLIGALNINKGFHIPPNFSLMATANDPKSILNVGDIDSKAKEFADHIMDNIKK; from the coding sequence ATGAATACTCTTTATATTGTAATGCCAAGTGCATCACAAGAATTCAAATCATTTATACATAGTCTAACTGACGATTTGAATACTATATTTATTGAAGAAGAATCAAACTTACCCGATCTTAAAAATAAAAAAATATTATTTGCATTAGAGCTTGATGATTGTGGGTTTAACAATACTTTATTCTCTATAATATCTAAATTATATAAAAGAGGAAAAGACTCTTTAAATAACTCAAGTGCAATATTAATAGTTCAAAGTCCAAATGAATTATACACAAAGAGTTTATCCCAAAATATAATATTTCTACTAAATCAAATAGGGTGTTCATTTATAGGGCACCCCCTAGTTGAAGCTACTAAAGACTTAAATAACTTCATGACATGGAAGAAAAGATTAAACCTTGAGCTTGATAATATATATTTTCAGCGATCTAAAAAACTAATTAAAAATTTTATGAAGAAACACTACGAGCGTATAGAAAATCCGAATATACTAGCACTTCACGCTAGCTCTTATGAGACGTCTAATACATTGATGCTTTGGAATATGGTAAAAGAAAATCTAACTAACTGCACAATAAACGAATTTCACGTTGAAAATGGAACAATAACAGATTGTAAGGGATGTTCTTATATAGCATGTAAACACTACAGCGAAAATGACAGTTGTTTTTACGGAGGAACTATAACTAAAGAGCTCTTACCTAGTATAAAAAAAGCTGATTGTATAATATGGATATGCCCAAACTACAACGATGCTATATCTGCTAAGCTTATGGCAGTTATAAATAGACTTACTGTTCTTTATAGAAAAATGAAATTTTACGATAAAAGTATATTTTCTATAATAGTTTCTGGAAACTCAGGAAGTGACTCAGTAGTAAAACAACTTATAGGCGCTTTGAATATAAATAAGGGTTTTCATATTCCACCTAATTTTTCTTTAATGGCAACAGCTAATGACCCTAAGAGTATATTAAATGTAGGCGATATAGATTCAAAAGCAAAAGAATTCGCAGATCATATTATGGATAATATAAAAAAATAA
- a CDS encoding lactate/malate family dehydrogenase yields MFFYKLDDKVLFSNFNYDLDEISETEAMNNEDTIYFLNKLNPLNSRRMFCVSHPSLLYLEEENTNLIDICDDFKCNTPLWIMDKINDRKVMGINTNYLNWKDSINYTLPKSWRVNIVGLGDVGSTLLIGLKLLGGNTINCIGLYGLNKSNLQRLEYEMNQIIDPFSDESMPQISVVEENELFDCDIFVFCASKGIPPVGSNVSDVRMIQFEENAKIVSHYARKARNSCFKGIFAVVSDPVDPLCKVSFISSNKDENGNLDFLGLSSDQIRGYGLGVMNARAIYYSKKDSNTEKYINEGRAFGPHGKGLIIANSINNYNEELSLNLTDKAINANIDVRNTGFKPYIAPALSSGALSLINTMKGNWNYSSTYTGNVFMGAKNRLTQSGVEIEMLHLPEQLLNRIKNTYKDLNDIDCFKF; encoded by the coding sequence ATGTTTTTTTATAAATTAGATGATAAAGTTCTATTCTCAAACTTTAATTACGATTTAGATGAAATATCAGAAACTGAGGCAATGAACAACGAAGATACCATATATTTTTTAAATAAATTAAATCCATTAAATTCAAGAAGAATGTTTTGTGTTTCACATCCAAGTTTGCTTTATTTAGAAGAAGAAAATACAAATCTAATCGATATATGTGATGATTTTAAGTGTAATACTCCTTTATGGATAATGGATAAAATAAACGATAGAAAGGTTATGGGTATAAATACAAATTACCTTAATTGGAAAGATTCAATAAATTATACTTTACCTAAATCGTGGAGAGTTAATATAGTAGGCCTTGGTGATGTAGGATCTACTCTTTTAATAGGTCTTAAGCTTTTAGGTGGCAATACTATAAACTGCATAGGTTTATATGGATTAAATAAATCTAATCTTCAAAGGCTAGAGTATGAAATGAACCAAATAATAGATCCATTTTCCGATGAGTCTATGCCACAAATAAGCGTAGTAGAAGAAAATGAACTGTTTGACTGCGATATATTCGTATTTTGCGCATCAAAAGGAATACCTCCTGTTGGATCAAATGTATCTGATGTTAGAATGATTCAATTTGAAGAAAATGCAAAAATAGTAAGTCATTACGCTAGAAAAGCTCGTAATTCTTGCTTTAAGGGAATATTTGCAGTGGTATCAGACCCTGTAGATCCACTTTGCAAGGTTTCCTTTATATCTAGTAATAAGGATGAAAATGGAAATTTAGACTTTCTTGGTCTAAGCTCAGATCAAATTAGAGGTTATGGCCTTGGAGTTATGAATGCCAGAGCTATATATTACTCTAAAAAAGATTCTAATACAGAAAAATATATAAATGAAGGCAGAGCCTTTGGACCTCACGGAAAAGGTCTTATAATAGCTAATAGTATAAATAATTACAATGAAGAATTATCTCTAAATCTTACTGATAAAGCTATAAATGCAAATATAGACGTTAGAAATACCGGATTCAAGCCTTATATTGCTCCAGCTTTATCATCAGGAGCCCTGTCACTTATAAATACTATGAAAGGCAATTGGAACTATAGCTCAACTTATACAGGAAATGTATTTATGGGTGCTAAGAACAGATTGACACAATCTGGAGTCGAAATAGAAATGCTACATCTTCCAGAACAATTGTTAAATAGAATAAAAAATACTTATAAAGATTTAAATGATATAGACTGCTTCAAATTCTAA
- a CDS encoding QueT transporter family protein, producing the protein MKLDSKKIAIIGIVAAIYAVATIAIAPISYGAIQFRISEILTLLAFINPIYIPGLVLGCIIANLFSPLGMVDVVVGSTATLISVYLVSRSKNLLIASFWPSIINGLIIGAELHYLFNLPYLSSAAYVLIGEFAVVTVLGYPVFKTILNKENFLKTLKLG; encoded by the coding sequence ATGAAATTAGATTCTAAAAAAATAGCAATTATAGGCATAGTTGCCGCTATCTATGCTGTAGCTACAATAGCTATAGCACCTATAAGCTATGGCGCAATTCAATTTAGAATATCAGAAATTCTAACTTTACTTGCATTTATAAATCCTATTTATATACCAGGTTTAGTTTTAGGATGTATCATAGCCAATTTATTCAGTCCACTTGGAATGGTGGATGTTGTAGTTGGAAGTACAGCTACACTTATAAGTGTATACTTAGTAAGTAGAAGTAAAAATTTACTAATAGCAAGCTTTTGGCCGAGCATAATAAATGGTTTGATAATAGGAGCAGAGCTTCATTATCTATTTAATTTACCATACTTAAGTTCAGCAGCATATGTATTGATTGGAGAATTTGCAGTGGTGACAGTACTGGGATATCCGGTATTTAAGACTATTTTAAATAAAGAGAATTTCTTAAAAACACTTAAATTAGGATAA
- a CDS encoding nicotinate-nicotinamide nucleotide adenylyltransferase: MKKDIVIDIHKEILDSVLNLDLSDKISHLFLTNNIDNYLFIANINNMIKNRDYTCKSILNLCQNILDNIHPNLSKSDWLNYTYNILLYKSFPDSVEIEFQEISENIQLACMIYIEIIRVFCKYEKLSNNSSFYIQYPLNFLNTDEINSLDARSEYKRFIKYFNNEYIYEMMKLNQEILSHNTLDHICGVHYLALSIARQIKNIGIPIDLGRVSGSAAGHDLGKFGCKKSESKRVPYLHYYYTDKWFKKHHIMYIGHIALNHSVWDLELENLSIESLILIYCDFRIKNNDNFQMSIFSLKESFNIILQKLDNVDDLKKKRYSKVYAKLKDFEDYLIHIGVDLGYQDIKSDKRKQSYYSLISGNEIISNLKYLSVHHNINLMHKLRSEHSLNYILELARSENDGDNIRKYLQVFEEYSTYLTQNQKIVMLKFLYENLVHPDEDIRKQCAYLIGNLIAVFDENYRKEIPSDVKLNNPLTTSYSLLCDYLNLFINPDHKIIDIHQKWIGYNISVMLSSLFSNCNESQVKTYKSIVFSYYKKYFTKNNSIQLYLINAMKYIPISNDDVILVDYILSALNSNNDNIRISSLNIIYILLNKENNNFRSNKNINEFFETNTFKSQIPAENFLKFKISTKLNLKEITLNKYKSIYLSDESKIGSIFLSNLKTLTPWIIKKINIDLLFEYNVKNLNNMAYTAMHFCNLLKVSGIESVRNAAGKNIIKIMPYLSLEERNDIAIELLRSLEIEKYQFSKYIPDYLGEIILYLQPIELDEVIDDFTQKTKQSNNQITSLVLETVGITLKNYPKYKDRFSEGGDISNKRLIKILGILLNGLAHYDYHVKQTSFRVIGRHIFASKRLYMENKKDIFKVIAKKLLVLIDSVESKDIVFFTNAAALNQVYRFINEYTFAKKDISINVPSKVAFFPGTFDPFSVGHKEIAKAIQNLGFEVYLSVDEFSWSKKAQPNLFRRNIINMSIANEPNIYLYPDDIPVNISNPKDLKILSESFPESDISIVIGSDVILNASAYKKPASDYSIHNFSHIIFKRNIKDSTSLDDTLKSQVDKLEKNAIILNLPAQYEDVSSSQIRDYIDEDRDISELLDPLAQKYVYEKGLYQREPQYKALMKTMSIDINIATDISKDLIDRIDLEFFKDNTYNLKNLYNNLKMYNTKILYIQDSSKNNKILGFCLFHQLNWSMLYKEFKNHTTSEYVRQNVIGKAVVIDYISCIKNYEIENLEQILITEVLSFCIKRDYTYAIYKDTTNYNLTESAHYTLKLQGFLEVSDQDVDPIYVVNMTNPCVLTLDVESFIKAPFVDSHRVRKTILRSRKKLQEALSCIYPGSLVLSFDKTVLYENLIRKVCKENKVPPISLKPRKSGDSMCVPFGNLLKGVVVPNTVTKSLHTEKLFNPSLTDFSIASYPYYLDLQSQIKTIASFDRNVILIDDILNKGYRIKAIDPILKEQNVNVNKIIVGILSGRGKELMDIQNRAVDCAYFIPNLRLWFNENAMYPFIGGDTLWRGVAPKRNLIPSINMLFPYTSLSFVKNASKSSLYELSRVCIQNSIDILKSIEKEYEKIHKRKLTLNHLGEVLKSPRYLDHGKNMNYDLNLNPSHYLENDLELLKRMENIIV, encoded by the coding sequence ATGAAAAAAGATATTGTAATAGATATACACAAAGAAATACTAGATTCTGTATTAAATCTAGATCTTTCAGACAAGATTTCACATTTATTTTTAACAAATAATATAGATAATTATTTGTTTATAGCAAATATAAATAATATGATAAAAAATCGAGACTATACATGTAAATCTATATTAAACCTTTGCCAAAATATATTAGACAATATTCATCCAAATTTAAGTAAATCTGATTGGCTAAACTACACCTACAACATACTTTTATATAAATCTTTCCCAGACTCTGTAGAAATAGAGTTCCAAGAGATTTCCGAAAATATACAACTGGCTTGTATGATATATATAGAAATTATCAGAGTATTTTGTAAATACGAAAAGTTATCTAATAATTCAAGCTTTTATATACAATATCCTCTAAATTTTTTAAATACTGACGAAATTAATTCACTTGATGCAAGATCAGAATACAAACGTTTTATAAAATATTTCAATAATGAATACATATATGAAATGATGAAGCTAAACCAAGAAATACTAAGTCACAACACACTAGATCACATATGCGGAGTACACTATCTAGCACTTAGCATAGCACGACAAATTAAAAATATAGGTATTCCTATAGACTTAGGAAGAGTTTCAGGAAGTGCTGCTGGTCATGACTTAGGTAAATTTGGATGCAAAAAAAGCGAATCAAAACGAGTACCTTATCTGCATTATTATTATACCGATAAATGGTTTAAAAAACACCACATAATGTATATAGGTCACATAGCTCTCAATCACTCTGTTTGGGATCTTGAGCTTGAAAATTTATCTATAGAGTCTCTTATCCTCATATACTGTGATTTTCGTATTAAAAACAATGATAATTTCCAAATGAGCATATTCAGTTTAAAAGAGTCTTTTAATATTATACTTCAAAAACTAGATAATGTAGATGATTTAAAGAAAAAAAGATACTCAAAAGTCTATGCAAAACTTAAGGATTTTGAAGATTATTTAATTCATATAGGTGTAGATTTAGGTTATCAAGATATAAAATCTGATAAACGTAAGCAATCATACTACTCTTTAATAAGTGGAAATGAGATAATAAGTAACCTAAAATATCTATCAGTTCATCACAATATAAATCTTATGCACAAGCTTAGAAGTGAACATTCTCTTAACTATATATTAGAACTTGCTAGAAGCGAAAATGACGGAGATAATATAAGAAAATATCTTCAAGTCTTTGAAGAATATTCAACTTATTTAACTCAAAACCAAAAAATAGTAATGCTAAAGTTTTTATATGAAAATCTGGTTCATCCTGATGAGGACATAAGAAAGCAATGTGCATATTTAATAGGTAATTTAATAGCAGTATTCGATGAAAATTACAGAAAAGAAATACCTAGTGATGTTAAATTAAATAATCCTCTTACTACTAGCTATTCTCTTTTATGCGATTACTTGAATTTATTCATAAATCCAGATCATAAGATAATAGATATTCATCAAAAATGGATAGGATATAATATATCTGTAATGCTTTCTTCATTGTTTAGTAATTGTAATGAATCTCAGGTAAAAACCTATAAAAGCATAGTATTTAGCTATTATAAAAAATACTTCACTAAAAATAATAGCATTCAGCTTTATTTAATAAATGCAATGAAATATATACCTATATCAAATGATGATGTTATACTTGTAGATTATATATTATCAGCTCTAAATAGCAATAATGATAATATACGAATATCCTCTTTAAACATAATTTATATACTTTTAAATAAAGAAAATAATAATTTCAGATCAAACAAAAATATAAACGAATTTTTTGAAACGAATACATTTAAATCACAAATACCAGCAGAAAATTTCTTGAAATTTAAAATTTCAACCAAACTAAACTTGAAAGAAATTACTTTGAACAAGTACAAATCAATTTATTTGAGTGATGAATCTAAAATAGGAAGTATATTTCTAAGTAACTTAAAAACTTTAACTCCTTGGATTATAAAAAAGATTAATATAGATTTATTATTCGAATACAATGTAAAAAATTTAAACAATATGGCTTATACAGCTATGCATTTTTGCAATCTTTTAAAGGTTAGCGGTATAGAAAGTGTGAGAAATGCTGCCGGAAAAAACATAATAAAAATAATGCCTTACCTGTCACTTGAAGAAAGAAATGACATTGCAATAGAATTGCTTAGATCTCTTGAAATAGAAAAATATCAATTTAGTAAGTATATACCTGATTATTTAGGCGAAATTATACTTTATCTTCAACCGATTGAACTAGATGAAGTTATAGATGATTTTACTCAAAAGACAAAGCAATCAAATAATCAAATAACATCTTTAGTTCTTGAAACCGTTGGAATAACTTTAAAGAATTATCCTAAATACAAGGATAGATTCTCTGAAGGTGGGGATATATCAAATAAAAGACTTATAAAAATCTTAGGTATTTTGTTAAATGGACTTGCTCACTATGATTATCATGTTAAGCAAACTTCATTTAGAGTCATAGGAAGGCATATATTTGCATCTAAAAGACTTTATATGGAAAACAAAAAAGACATATTTAAAGTTATAGCTAAAAAACTCTTAGTTTTAATAGATTCAGTTGAGTCAAAAGATATCGTATTTTTTACTAATGCAGCAGCCTTAAATCAAGTATATAGATTTATAAATGAATATACATTTGCAAAGAAAGACATATCAATAAATGTTCCATCTAAAGTAGCTTTTTTCCCAGGAACTTTCGATCCTTTTTCTGTTGGTCACAAGGAAATTGCAAAAGCTATCCAAAATTTAGGATTTGAGGTTTATCTTTCTGTAGATGAGTTTTCTTGGTCCAAAAAGGCTCAACCTAATTTATTTAGACGAAATATAATAAATATGTCTATAGCTAATGAACCCAATATTTATTTATATCCCGACGATATACCTGTTAATATTTCAAATCCTAAAGATTTAAAAATCCTTAGTGAAAGTTTTCCTGAATCAGATATTTCTATAGTAATAGGAAGTGATGTAATATTAAATGCATCAGCGTACAAAAAACCTGCTTCTGATTATTCTATACACAATTTTTCTCATATCATTTTCAAAAGAAATATCAAAGATTCTACTAGTCTTGATGATACGCTTAAGTCTCAAGTTGATAAGCTAGAAAAAAATGCTATAATACTTAATTTACCTGCTCAATACGAAGATGTAAGTTCTAGCCAAATAAGAGATTATATAGACGAAGATAGAGATATTTCAGAGCTTTTAGATCCACTTGCACAAAAATATGTATACGAAAAAGGATTGTACCAAAGAGAACCTCAATACAAAGCGCTTATGAAGACTATGTCTATAGATATAAATATAGCTACTGATATATCCAAGGATTTGATAGATAGGATAGATTTAGAGTTTTTTAAGGACAATACTTACAATCTCAAAAATCTTTATAATAATTTAAAAATGTACAATACCAAAATATTATACATACAAGACTCTAGTAAAAATAATAAAATATTAGGATTTTGCTTATTTCATCAATTAAATTGGAGTATGCTTTATAAAGAATTTAAAAACCACACTACATCTGAATACGTACGCCAAAATGTAATAGGAAAAGCAGTTGTAATAGATTATATATCTTGCATAAAAAACTATGAAATAGAAAATCTAGAGCAAATATTAATAACAGAAGTTCTATCTTTTTGTATCAAAAGAGACTATACTTATGCTATATATAAAGACACTACTAACTACAATCTAACTGAATCCGCCCATTATACATTAAAGCTTCAGGGATTTTTAGAAGTATCAGATCAAGATGTAGATCCTATTTATGTAGTCAATATGACAAATCCTTGTGTATTGACCTTAGATGTTGAATCATTTATAAAAGCTCCATTTGTAGATAGTCATAGGGTAAGAAAAACTATATTGAGATCTAGAAAAAAACTGCAAGAGGCACTCAGCTGTATTTACCCTGGAAGTCTTGTTTTATCATTTGATAAAACAGTTTTATATGAAAATCTAATACGAAAGGTATGTAAGGAAAATAAAGTACCACCTATAAGCTTAAAGCCTAGAAAATCAGGAGATTCTATGTGTGTTCCATTTGGTAACCTCTTAAAAGGAGTTGTTGTACCAAACACGGTTACCAAATCTCTTCATACGGAGAAATTATTCAATCCTAGCTTAACTGATTTTTCCATTGCTTCATACCCTTACTACCTAGACCTTCAAAGTCAGATTAAAACAATAGCATCATTCGATAGAAATGTAATTCTTATAGACGATATTTTGAATAAAGGATATAGAATAAAAGCTATTGATCCTATATTGAAAGAACAAAATGTAAACGTTAATAAAATTATAGTTGGTATACTATCAGGTAGAGGAAAAGAACTTATGGATATTCAAAATAGAGCTGTAGATTGTGCTTATTTTATTCCAAACCTAAGACTATGGTTTAATGAAAATGCTATGTATCCATTTATAGGAGGAGATACTCTATGGAGAGGCGTTGCTCCTAAAAGAAATCTAATTCCTTCTATTAATATGCTATTCCCTTATACCTCTTTGTCTTTTGTCAAAAATGCATCTAAATCGTCTTTATACGAACTATCAAGAGTTTGTATCCAAAACTCTATAGATATACTAAAATCTATAGAAAAAGAATACGAAAAGATACACAAGCGCAAGCTCACTTTAAATCACCTAGGAGAAGTCTTAAAATCGCCTAGATACCTTGATCATGGTAAAAATATGAATTATGATTTAAATTTAAATCCATCTCATTATTTAGAAAATGACTTAGAACTTTTAAAACGTATGGAAAATATAATAGTTTAG
- a CDS encoding GNAT family N-acetyltransferase — MENNIIEIIEYDRKYRDEYINLNMRWLLEYDLLEDKDEIIIQNVEREILDKNGKVYLLRKNEKIIGTVALKPSSHDTVEILKLAVDSNFKGLGLGRKLMEKAIEESYQLGYKNIVLYTNSKLKAAIGLYEKLGFKKVALDDSHYEEVDIKMIYEVKKTIK, encoded by the coding sequence ATGGAAAATAATATAATTGAAATTATTGAATACGATAGAAAGTATAGAGATGAATATATTAATCTTAATATGAGATGGTTATTGGAGTATGATTTATTGGAAGATAAGGACGAGATAATAATTCAAAATGTTGAAAGAGAAATCTTGGATAAGAATGGAAAAGTTTATTTGCTGAGAAAAAATGAAAAAATAATAGGAACAGTTGCCCTAAAACCATCATCACATGACACCGTTGAGATTTTAAAATTGGCAGTGGATAGTAATTTTAAAGGATTAGGACTTGGAAGAAAATTAATGGAAAAAGCTATTGAGGAGTCATATCAGTTAGGATACAAGAATATAGTTTTGTATACAAATAGCAAATTAAAAGCTGCGATTGGACTATATGAGAAATTGGGTTTTAAAAAAGTAGCTTTAGATGACAGTCACTATGAAGAGGTAGATATAAAAATGATTTATGAAGTAAAAAAAACTATAAAATAG
- a CDS encoding EscE/YscE/SsaE family type III secretion system needle protein co-chaperone — protein sequence MENENAKVHVQKAKQQLQSSTDYLNNALSTVEQPQNKENIEKTLKAVHDAMQIVNDTLNTYQE from the coding sequence ATGGAAAACGAAAATGCTAAAGTACACGTACAAAAAGCAAAGCAACAACTTCAAAGCTCTACTGATTACTTAAATAATGCACTTAGTACAGTAGAACAACCTCAGAATAAAGAAAACATAGAAAAAACTTTAAAAGCTGTTCATGATGCTATGCAAATAGTTAACGATACTTTAAATACTTATCAAGAATAG
- a CDS encoding FAD:protein FMN transferase translates to MKKIILFILSISLILGITGCSNKEIEPVSRETFALGTIIDFKVYDKDQDKANKVIDESIKRIKDIEQKMSANIEDSEITTVNKNAGKQSIKVSDETMYVAKKAFEYSDITNGRFDLTVYPLVNIWGIGTEHAKVPSQSEIEDAISIIDYKDVVFDEAQKTIYLKRQNQGIDLGAIAKGYVGDEIKKIFIENDIKSAFVNLGGNVMAYQSKIDGSKWRIGIQNPLEPRGEYLGIASVEDKSIVTSGNYERYFEEDGKRYHHIIDATIGYPADTGVISTSIITESGIDADALSTSVYLMGLEEGVKLIESLDGVEAIFVTKDKEVYTTSGLKESFELTNEEFKYKN, encoded by the coding sequence ATGAAAAAAATAATATTATTTATTTTATCTATAAGTTTAATACTAGGAATTACAGGATGTTCTAATAAAGAAATAGAACCTGTATCAAGAGAAACATTTGCTCTTGGAACAATAATAGATTTTAAAGTCTATGATAAAGATCAAGATAAGGCAAATAAAGTTATAGATGAATCTATAAAAAGAATAAAAGATATAGAGCAGAAAATGTCTGCGAATATAGAGGATAGTGAGATAACTACTGTAAATAAAAATGCAGGTAAACAAAGTATTAAAGTAAGTGATGAAACTATGTATGTAGCTAAAAAAGCATTTGAATACAGTGATATTACAAATGGAAGATTTGACCTTACAGTATATCCTTTAGTTAATATTTGGGGTATAGGGACTGAACATGCTAAGGTTCCATCTCAAAGTGAGATAGAGGATGCTATAAGCATTATAGATTACAAGGATGTTGTATTTGACGAAGCTCAAAAAACAATATATTTAAAAAGACAAAATCAAGGTATAGACCTTGGAGCTATAGCAAAAGGTTATGTGGGAGATGAAATAAAAAAGATTTTTATAGAAAATGATATAAAATCAGCATTTGTCAATCTAGGTGGTAATGTAATGGCATATCAGAGTAAAATAGATGGTTCAAAATGGAGAATAGGAATACAAAATCCTTTAGAACCTAGAGGAGAATATCTTGGAATTGCAAGTGTAGAAGATAAATCTATTGTTACATCTGGAAATTATGAAAGGTACTTCGAAGAAGATGGAAAAAGATATCACCATATAATAGATGCTACAATTGGATATCCGGCAGATACAGGAGTTATCAGCACTAGTATTATAACAGAGAGTGGAATAGACGCAGATGCTTTATCTACTAGTGTTTATTTAATGGGTCTTGAAGAAGGTGTGAAGCTTATAGAGTCACTAGATGGTGTAGAGGCTATATTTGTAACTAAGGATAAAGAAGTTTATACAACATCTGGACTTAAGGAGAGCTTTGAACTTACAAATGAGGAATTTAAGTATAAAAACTAA